Proteins co-encoded in one Vibrio sp. SNU_ST1 genomic window:
- a CDS encoding GGDEF domain-containing protein, whose amino-acid sequence MKKDEFQKSTANLKKAVPLMMKNRVSTTPANYALWYTYVDNAIPQLTKDMDGILEYYGICPPAVGEQLYNNYVASKSETNINDLRANLELLVSEVSNSMNDTLTDTSAFSEMIDKSFEDLARVDNESLSIDEVMSLVRQLVSESRHIRHSTQFLNSQLNSATSEITKLKSQLVEVQKDALFDSTTTLYNRRSFDRDIDTLCEAKQPLCLILLDIDHFKNFNDTYGHLFGDMVLKGIARKLKQMCREGISAYRFGGEEFAIIVPNKSLRIARQLADTNRRSLEKLSIKDRRSGQQVGSITASFGVAELEPGESAQSLIERADKLLYEAKSLGRNRVMPL is encoded by the coding sequence ATGAAAAAAGACGAATTTCAAAAATCCACCGCAAACCTAAAAAAAGCGGTGCCTCTTATGATGAAGAACCGGGTGTCTACTACACCTGCAAATTACGCACTTTGGTACACCTATGTTGACAATGCTATCCCACAGCTGACTAAAGACATGGATGGTATTTTGGAATACTATGGCATTTGTCCTCCAGCCGTTGGTGAGCAACTTTACAATAATTATGTTGCTAGCAAGTCTGAAACGAATATCAATGACCTCCGCGCAAATTTAGAATTGTTGGTCTCGGAAGTTTCGAATTCGATGAATGACACACTGACCGATACCTCTGCTTTTTCTGAAATGATTGATAAAAGCTTCGAGGATTTGGCCCGCGTTGACAATGAAAGTTTATCGATCGATGAAGTAATGTCTTTAGTTCGTCAGTTAGTTTCTGAATCTCGTCATATTCGTCACTCTACTCAATTTTTAAATTCTCAGTTGAATTCTGCAACATCAGAAATCACTAAGTTAAAATCTCAGTTGGTAGAAGTGCAGAAAGATGCACTCTTTGACAGCACAACGACACTCTATAACCGTCGCTCTTTCGACCGTGATATAGACACCTTGTGTGAAGCGAAACAGCCTCTGTGTTTAATTCTTCTCGATATCGATCATTTTAAAAACTTCAACGACACTTATGGCCACCTATTTGGTGACATGGTTCTTAAAGGCATTGCGCGCAAATTGAAGCAAATGTGCCGTGAAGGTATTTCTGCTTACCGATTTGGTGGTGAAGAGTTCGCGATAATCGTGCCAAACAAATCATTACGCATTGCACGCCAACTTGCAGACACCAACCGCCGCTCTCTAGAAAAGCTATCGATTAAAGATCGTCGTAGCGGGCAACAGGTAGGTAGCATCACCGCATCGTTTGGTGTTGCTGAACTTGAACCTGGTGAATCGGCACAATCACTGATCGAACGCGCTGATAAGCTACTTTACGAAGCGAAGTCACTTGGTCGAAATAGAGTGATGCCGCTGTAG
- a CDS encoding cold-shock protein: MSNTNTGTVKWFNEEKGFGFISQDNGGADVFVHFRAIASEGFKTLKEGQKVSFEVENGQKGLQAANVVAQ; the protein is encoded by the coding sequence ATGTCTAACACAAATACTGGCACTGTAAAATGGTTTAACGAAGAGAAAGGTTTCGGTTTCATTTCTCAAGACAACGGCGGTGCTGACGTATTCGTACACTTCCGTGCTATCGCTTCAGAAGGTTTCAAAACTCTGAAAGAAGGCCAAAAGGTTTCTTTCGAAGTTGAAAACGGTCAAAAAGGCCTACAAGCAGCAAACGTTGTTGCTCAATAA